In one window of Hymenobacter nivis DNA:
- a CDS encoding C40 family peptidase, giving the protein MKNSLLYFLAAASLVLSFCFERTPDASLTPRALDAPAVAEASLLSGLMTNPAALPVPATTPDLAAARDSLAYGYYAQTLGLTLAHTENKGLLQTVTDWIGTPYRFGASSRRGTDCSGFVTRVFNEVYGIVLQRSSRSMFGAVQHVAKSDMQTGDLVFFRHGKGAIYHVGIYLKDGKFAHSACSGGVRVSSLNEAYYHRNFYAAGRVPAAARADAAVLAEAVASAADAPAMAQ; this is encoded by the coding sequence ATGAAAAACAGCCTGCTTTATTTCCTCGCCGCCGCTTCCCTGGTCCTTTCGTTTTGCTTTGAGCGCACCCCCGATGCTTCGCTCACGCCCCGCGCCCTCGATGCGCCGGCCGTGGCCGAAGCATCGCTGCTTTCGGGCCTGATGACTAACCCAGCTGCGCTGCCCGTACCCGCCACCACGCCCGACCTGGCCGCCGCCCGCGACTCGCTCGCCTACGGCTACTACGCCCAAACGCTGGGCCTGACGCTGGCCCACACCGAAAATAAGGGCCTGCTCCAAACCGTGACGGACTGGATCGGAACGCCTTACCGCTTCGGGGCCAGCTCGCGCCGCGGCACCGATTGCTCGGGCTTTGTGACGCGGGTGTTCAACGAGGTGTACGGCATTGTGCTGCAACGCAGTTCGCGCTCCATGTTCGGGGCCGTGCAGCACGTGGCCAAATCTGATATGCAAACTGGCGACCTGGTGTTCTTCCGCCACGGCAAAGGAGCCATCTACCACGTGGGCATCTACCTGAAAGACGGCAAGTTTGCCCACTCGGCCTGCAGCGGCGGCGTGCGCGTCAGCTCGCTCAATGAAGCTTACTACCACCGCAACTTCTACGCCGCCGGCCGCGTGCCCGCCGCCGCCCGCGCCGACGCCGCCGTACTGGCCGAAGCCGTAGCCAGCGCCGCCGATGCCCCGGCCATGGCCCAGTAA
- a CDS encoding DUF4157 domain-containing protein: MTDASLRTWVHSPLARIARLVLGGNARVAMVIGGTVHLSGATRAEFLADAEWVAHERVHLRQYREQGLLPFLYRYLVESARVGYYNNKYEVEAREEARRVVLAQRTGGGPAPA; the protein is encoded by the coding sequence ATGACCGACGCTTCACTCCGCACTTGGGTGCACTCGCCGCTGGCCCGCATTGCCCGGCTCGTGCTGGGCGGCAACGCCCGCGTGGCCATGGTTATCGGGGGCACGGTGCACCTGAGCGGCGCCACCCGCGCCGAGTTCCTAGCCGACGCCGAGTGGGTGGCCCACGAGCGGGTGCACCTGCGCCAGTACCGCGAGCAAGGCCTGCTGCCCTTCCTCTACCGCTACTTAGTAGAGTCGGCGCGGGTGGGCTACTATAACAATAAGTACGAGGTGGAAGCGCGGGAGGAAGCCCGGCGCGTGGTGCTGGCCCAGCGCACCGGCGGGGGCCCCGCGCCGGCCTAG
- a CDS encoding SDR family NAD(P)-dependent oxidoreductase encodes MGRFDNKVCFVTGATSGIGRATALQLAREGGCVAALGRNVQEGKSLTDEIEKAGGQAMFIRADVGIDADLVAAVETTLAKWNRIDVLINDAAVMTFKPILKMDPADWDNVLNVNLRALFRLCQLCLPHMKGGSIVAVSSVHAFQTTPNVVPYAASKGAIEAFVRGLSLEIPYGHARINAVAPGAVDTPMLHSNPNIMNGTEVVTGQVGTPDELAAAICFLASPEANFINGTTLVVDGGRLAQL; translated from the coding sequence ATGGGTCGTTTTGATAATAAGGTTTGCTTCGTCACTGGGGCCACTTCGGGCATTGGGCGCGCCACAGCCCTGCAGCTGGCCCGCGAAGGCGGCTGCGTGGCCGCCCTGGGCCGCAACGTGCAGGAGGGGAAGTCGTTGACGGACGAGATTGAAAAAGCCGGCGGGCAGGCCATGTTCATCCGGGCCGACGTGGGCATCGACGCTGACCTGGTGGCCGCCGTGGAGACAACCCTGGCCAAGTGGAACCGCATCGACGTGCTGATCAACGACGCGGCCGTGATGACCTTCAAGCCCATCCTGAAAATGGACCCCGCTGACTGGGACAACGTATTGAACGTGAACCTGCGTGCCCTGTTCCGGCTCTGCCAGCTGTGCCTGCCCCACATGAAGGGTGGGTCCATCGTGGCCGTGAGTTCGGTGCACGCCTTCCAAACCACTCCTAATGTGGTGCCCTACGCCGCCAGCAAGGGCGCCATCGAGGCGTTTGTGCGCGGCCTCAGTCTCGAAATTCCGTACGGCCACGCCCGCATTAACGCCGTGGCCCCGGGGGCCGTCGACACGCCCATGCTTCACAGCAACCCTAACATTATGAACGGCACCGAAGTAGTAACCGGCCAGGTGGGTACGCCCGACGAGCTGGCCGCCGCCATCTGCTTCCTGGCCTCGCCCGAAGCCAATTTCATCAACGGTACCACGCTGGTGGTCGACGGCGGCCGACTGGCGCAGCTGTAG